The Populus trichocarpa isolate Nisqually-1 chromosome 2, P.trichocarpa_v4.1, whole genome shotgun sequence genome has a window encoding:
- the LOC7457358 gene encoding 1-aminocyclopropane-1-carboxylate synthase 1 has product MERQHQLLSKIATNDRHGENSPYFDGWKAYDKNPFHPTDNPDGVIQMGLAENQLSADSIIDWIKKHPKASICNPEGVHMFKDIANFQDYHGLPEFRQAIAKFMGRVRGGRVTFDPDRIVMSGGATGANELIMFCLADPGDAFLVPSPYYPAFYRDLGWRTGVQIVPVDCDSSNNFQITKVALEAAYDKAQQDGINVKGLIITNPSNPLGTTLDRETLKCLLSFINEKNIHIVCDEIYAATIFSSQNFVSVSEVIEEVVDCNRDLIHIVYSLSKDMGLPGFRVGIVYSYNDAVVNCGRKMSSFGLVSSQTQYLLASMLSDEEFVEDFLAESSKRLKKRHGIFTKGLEQIGISCLESKAGLFVWMNLRHLLKEQTNDGEMALWRVIVNDVKLNVSPGSSFHCVEPGWFRVCFANMDDETLEVALKRINAFVGEQKERDTLSTKTKDMPSKTKCWKKNLRLSFSSRIFEEGIGSPIAMSPHSPLVLART; this is encoded by the exons ATGGAGAGGCAGCACCAACTTTTGTCCAAGATTGCAACGAATGATAGACATGGAGAGAACTCCCCATATTTTGATGGATGGAAAGCTTACGATAAAAACCCTTTTCACCCTACTGACAACCCCGATGGAGTAATACAAATGGGTCTAGCAGAAAATCAG CTTTCCGCTGATTCGATTATAGACTGGATCAAGAAACATCCCAAAGCCTCCATTTGCAATCCTGAAGGAGTTCATATGTTCAAGGATATTGCTAACTTTCAGGATTATCATGGCCTGCCAGAGTTTCGACAg gctATTGCGAAGTTTATGGGGAGAGTTAGAGGAGGAAGGGTGACATTTGATCCAGATCGCATAGTCATGAGCGGTGGAGCAACTGGAGCAAACGAGCTGATCATGTTTTGCCTGGCCGATCCCGGGGATGCTTTCCTTGTTCCTTCTCCTTACTATCCTGC ATTCTATCGAGACCTGGGATGGCGCACCGGGGTCCAGATTGTTCCAGTTGACTGCGATAGCTCAAACAATTTCCAGATCACAAAAGTTGCGCTGGAAGCAGCATATGATAAGGCACAACAGGATGGCATCAATGTCAAAGGCTTAATCATAACAAACCCATCTAATCCACTTGGCACCACCTTGGACAGAGAGACACTAAAGTGCCTCTTGAGCTTCatcaatgagaaaaacataCACATAGTCTGCGATGAAATTTATGCAGCGACCATCTTCAGCTCCCAGAATTTCGTAAGCGTTTCTGAGGTTATAGAAGAGGTCGTGGATTGCAACCGTGACCTCATTCACATTGTTTACAGTCTGTCCAAGGACATGGGACTCCCTGGCTTCAGAGTTGGAATTGTTTACTCATACAACGATGCAGTTGTTAATTGCGGCCGAAAGATGTCAAGTTTTGGGCTGGTCTCCTCACAAACTCAATATTTACTTGCTTCAATGCTTTCTGATGAAGAGTTTGTCGAGGATTTCCTAGCCGAGAGCTCGAAGAGGCTAAAGAAAAGGCACGGTATTTTCACAAAGGGATTGGAACAAATTGGGATCAGTTGTTTGGAAAGCAAAGCCGGTCTCTTTGTTTGGATGAATTTGCGCCATCTCCTTAAGGAACAAACAAATGATGGTGAGATGGCACTGTGGCGTGTGATCGTTAATGACGTGAAGCTAAATGTTTCGCCAGGCTCTTCCTTCCATTGCGTTGAGCCTGGTTGGTTTAGGGTCTGCTTCGCCAATATGGATGATGAAACTCTGGAAGTTGCACTGAAAAGAATAAACGCATTTGTCGGTGAACAAAAGGAAAGGGATACATTGTCAACGAAAACCAAGGATATGCCATCAAAGACCAAGTGCTGGAAGAAGAATCTTCGGCTCAGCTTCTCATCTCGTATATTTGAAGAGGGTATTGGATCTCCAATTGCGATGTCTCCTCACTCGCCGCTTGTTCtagcaaggacttaa